CGTTCGTATTCGGCGGCAAAGGGATTTTGATTGATGCGAATTTGCAGGATGGCTTCTTTGGGCGGCAGGCTGCCGCCGCGAAAGCCGTTGATGTAAATCTGCCCGCCGCCTTGCGCGCCTGCCGCCGGGCCAGCCAGCAGCAACAGGTATTCGCGCAAGTCTTCTTCGTTGTCGGGCAGCGTCTCGATGAAGTCCTCACCCAGGATGGTCGCGTCCATGTTCTGATCCGGCTCGACCGACACGCCGTTTTCAGCGGCGTTGACTTCGGTTTCGCTGGCGACGGCGGCAACTGTGAGCACGACTTTGAGCACAGGCTGGCTGTGTGGCACGCGCAACGCAGGCAGGTTGTAGAGCTGAAACCCTGCGGCTTCGACATTCAACGCGTAAGTTGCTGGGGCAGGCTTCTCGAAACTGAATTCGCCATTGGCATTGGCGACCACCGTCAACACACGCCCGTCAACGCCGGTCAACGCGACGCGCGCACCGGGAATAACGCCGCCCTGTTCATCTACGACCTGCCCGCGCAAGGTGAGTGGCGTTTGCGCTGACAGGCTGACACAACTCACCAGCAACGCCAGCCACAGGCGTAAGGCCGTGAGGAGGAATTCGTTCCCTGTCGTTTTCATGCTGCGAAGCATAATGCTGATGTTCATTCTGAGATTTAGATCGGTTTTCACTTCGGTGTAGGGTAAAAGCCGCGCAACGGGACAGTACCGCGCGCGTCAGCAAGCGGCGCGTCAAGTCTGGCGGACTGGAGTAGTGGCGCAGTCTCCGCTTGCTGACGCGCGCGGTACTGTCCCGGCGTTACGCGCCCTTACCGTACACACAGACCTAGTACTCCATCAAGCTGAAAATGAGGGATGTAGGGCGGGATTTAATCCCGCCCTACATCCCGGATGCGCTCTCAGCATCCATCACTTACAGCTTGATGGAGTACTAGGACATGCGCCAGCAGCTGCCGGTTTCGCGAAAAACCGGCGCGGGCGAATTGCCAGCCCGCCTGCTTTCGGCAGACAATGCCGCCGTCAATTCATTTCGAGGAGCGATTCAACATGACCAAGCAAATTTTCAAGCGCCTTGCCTTCCCTCTCATCGGCAGTCTGTTGTTGTTGGCCGCCACGACGTCGAGTGCGCCGCAACAAGACCCGACGTATCGGCTGATGACGCTCGAACGCCGCGTAGACCAGTTGCAACAGCGCCTGGATTACGTCGAACGCAACCAACAGAATCAATCGCTCAATGTGGACAACGGGCGCAATTATAACAACGAATTGTTGCGCGAACTCCAGCGCCAGCAGCTCTCGTTGGCGCAACAAAGCGTCGAGTTGCAACAGCGCATGCTCGAACTGCAAAAACGCATTGATAGCCTGAACGAAAGCCTGAACGAACAAATCAAGAAACCGGAGCAAGCGCCCGCACCTGCCAAACCCGCCGAGAGCGCCAAGCCGAAACCTACGCCGCGCAAACCATAATCTGGGTATGCACCGCTGCCAGCGTGCGGGCTTGGCTACTATTACAATCGAATCCATTGCGTCTCTCAATTAGCCTGCACGCTGGCAGCAGTGCGTACCCAGGGCTGGACTCAACCATTCACAACGCGTTCAAACAGCCGTTGCGCCGCCGTGCGAAAGACTGCTGGCAGTGTCAGCAAACTCAACACCAGATAGGCCTCGCGCGCGAAATCGAAAAAGTACCCCGGATGCACCAGCACATCGTCTTCGGCCAACAAACGCAAGATCAACTCTTCCTCTGAAACGTGACGCGGCACTTCCAGCGTCGCGTACCAGCCGCCTTCGACCGTAAGCAAGCGGCAAGCTGAGCCTGCGACCAGAGCGGCCAGCCATTCCAAATTGGCCGCTGTGCGCGCCGCAATCTGCTGCTGCAAGCCTGAGCGCAACTGCAACCATTGCGCCGCCGCATGTTGCACAGGCGCGCCGACCGAAAGAAAGGTGTCGGCGATCAATTCCAACCGCTCTTCGGCTTCGCGTCTTAACTCCGCCGAGCCATTCGTCACGATCCAGCCGAGTTTCATTTGAGGCAGGGCGAGGATTTTGGAAAAGCCGCTCAAGACAAAAGTCAGCGCCGCATCGTTCTCAACCAGCGAATGTTGTAGCGCAGCCGCCGATACGGTACCGGGAGCGGTAGCGACTGGGTGTCTCGCCGTTAGAGTTTGCGCTGGAACCCGGTCGCTACCGCTCCCGGTACTGTATCCGCCCCCCAAGGCATAATCGCCAAAGACCTCATCCACGATGAGCGCCAATTCGTGTTGCTGGCAAAACCGGTTCAGTTCGCCGGCCTCCTCCGCTTTGACGAACGAGCCGGTCGGGTTGTTGGGATTGACCAGCAGCACCGCGCGCGTCTGGGGCGTCAGCGCGCTTTGCAACGAGTCGAAATCAATCGCCCACCCTCGTGGATGCTGATACTCCAGGCTGTAAGGCCGCAGTTCGACGCCTTCGAGCGCCGCCAGAAAATCAAAGAGCGGATAGCTCGGTTGCGGCACCAACACATTCTCGCCCTGATCGCAAAGCAGCTTGAACAAATAGCCGTAGGCCTCGCTCGTGCTGGCGGTCAGACAGATGTGCGCGGAGTCAACGCGTAGGCCGCGCGCGGCGTAATAGGCCGCGACGGCTTCGCGCGCGGGTAACAAGCCACGCGGCGCAGGCTCATAAAGCATTACTCCGGGTTGCGCCAGTGCGTTGAGAATTTCCGGCTGCGGATAG
The window above is part of the Acidobacteriota bacterium genome. Proteins encoded here:
- a CDS encoding pyridoxal phosphate-dependent aminotransferase, encoding MFSNRFKWNLETNQLARLIETKRRAGAPILDLTEANPTRAGLIYPQPEILNALAQPGVMLYEPAPRGLLPAREAVAAYYAARGLRVDSAHICLTASTSEAYGYLFKLLCDQGENVLVPQPSYPLFDFLAALEGVELRPYSLEYQHPRGWAIDFDSLQSALTPQTRAVLLVNPNNPTGSFVKAEEAGELNRFCQQHELALIVDEVFGDYALGGGYSTGSGSDRVPAQTLTARHPVATAPGTVSAAALQHSLVENDAALTFVLSGFSKILALPQMKLGWIVTNGSAELRREAEERLELIADTFLSVGAPVQHAAAQWLQLRSGLQQQIAARTAANLEWLAALVAGSACRLLTVEGGWYATLEVPRHVSEEELILRLLAEDDVLVHPGYFFDFAREAYLVLSLLTLPAVFRTAAQRLFERVVNG